A DNA window from Flavisolibacter ginsenosidimutans contains the following coding sequences:
- a CDS encoding T9SS type A sorting domain-containing protein, with the protein MKTTLVFTPLFFVFTVKTYSQITTPVIRANFGVDGDLRSNYFNGFVSSGNDDWFLYPGSSGTGQFIIDTTGAAAIVAGYNSNIASRRLPFYRNMRFPAYTVINNRLMLDAVFIRDYHGDDSTVFSGGNKNGDSPGNWQCPVSQGVPDKNDILDMMVHVRRAGPNRTDSLWMFGGLSLDNTTGNRYFDFEMYQTDIYYDRSTRQFYGYGPNAGHTSWEFDAAGNITKPGDIIFSAEYQSSSLSNIEARIWVNSAALSLTPTSFDWTGQFDGATTGATYGYASIKPKASGTYYTGLQCSNGTWGGPFSVVLQSDALMTDYAAKQFVEFSVNLTKLGLDPVTLLGSNSCGMPFRRILVKTRSSASFTSELKDFVGPFDFFLSPRVEALTATPYICEGSNIAEVDVTNPVATSVYQWTTLNGNIITSPTGTTIFVNKPGTYIVTQYLQEGCSAYASDTVQVFQMPLCTVLHANGIFDFKGTQANKELRLSWRVQDNLQARSFEVQQSTDGVNFITITTVYPQPSAAQSAAYAFQIPNELNGARYYRIKLMSEDALFNYSNALRFTPVTENQNNRLLVYPNPVKGTAQLQVISQKEVEMKVEVYNTVGHSVLATTGYAQRGINALHLDNLTCRTRGVCIVVVRLGDETLSQKILVE; encoded by the coding sequence ATGAAAACAACTTTAGTTTTCACGCCTCTTTTCTTTGTCTTTACCGTAAAAACTTACAGCCAAATTACCACACCCGTTATCCGGGCAAATTTTGGCGTGGACGGCGATCTTCGGTCGAACTATTTTAACGGTTTCGTCTCTTCGGGCAACGACGACTGGTTTCTTTATCCCGGCTCTTCCGGTACAGGTCAATTTATTATTGACACTACAGGCGCTGCCGCTATTGTAGCAGGCTATAACAGCAATATTGCCTCACGCCGGCTGCCGTTTTACCGCAACATGCGTTTTCCTGCTTATACCGTTATTAACAATCGCCTGATGCTTGATGCTGTTTTCATTCGTGACTATCACGGCGATGATTCCACTGTTTTTTCTGGCGGCAACAAAAATGGCGACAGTCCGGGTAACTGGCAGTGTCCCGTTTCGCAAGGCGTCCCCGACAAGAACGATATCCTTGACATGATGGTGCATGTAAGGCGTGCTGGGCCAAACAGAACGGACTCGCTTTGGATGTTTGGCGGCCTCTCGCTGGACAACACCACCGGCAACCGGTATTTCGATTTCGAGATGTACCAAACCGATATTTATTACGACCGTAGCACGCGACAATTTTATGGGTACGGTCCTAACGCCGGCCACACAAGTTGGGAATTTGATGCGGCGGGCAACATTACAAAACCCGGTGACATCATCTTCAGCGCAGAGTACCAAAGTTCATCGCTCAGCAACATTGAAGCTCGTATTTGGGTAAACAGCGCAGCGCTTTCTCTTACCCCCACTTCTTTTGATTGGACCGGGCAATTTGACGGTGCCACTACCGGCGCCACCTATGGCTACGCCAGCATTAAACCCAAGGCCTCTGGCACGTATTACACGGGGCTTCAATGCAGCAACGGAACTTGGGGCGGACCCTTTTCGGTTGTCTTGCAAAGCGATGCTCTGATGACTGATTACGCAGCAAAACAATTTGTAGAGTTCTCGGTAAACCTTACAAAGCTGGGCCTTGATCCCGTAACGCTTTTGGGCAGCAACAGTTGCGGTATGCCCTTCCGCAGAATCCTCGTTAAAACAAGATCCTCTGCTTCATTTACATCAGAATTAAAAGATTTTGTGGGGCCGTTTGACTTTTTCTTATCGCCTCGTGTAGAGGCACTCACGGCTACACCGTATATCTGCGAAGGATCGAACATTGCAGAAGTAGATGTAACCAATCCGGTAGCCACATCGGTTTACCAATGGACAACCCTCAATGGCAATATCATTACCAGCCCTACGGGTACAACCATCTTCGTAAACAAACCAGGCACGTATATCGTAACACAATATTTGCAGGAAGGATGCTCCGCCTACGCAAGCGATACGGTGCAGGTTTTCCAAATGCCTTTGTGCACTGTACTTCACGCCAACGGCATTTTTGATTTTAAGGGCACGCAAGCCAATAAAGAACTCCGGCTTAGCTGGCGGGTGCAGGATAATCTTCAAGCCCGTTCTTTTGAGGTACAACAAAGCACCGACGGCGTCAACTTTATAACCATCACCACTGTTTATCCCCAACCCTCAGCAGCACAAAGCGCCGCTTACGCTTTTCAGATTCCCAATGAATTGAATGGAGCACGTTATTACCGCATCAAGTTGATGAGTGAGGATGCCCTTTTTAATTACAGCAATGCTCTCCGTTTTACGCCGGTTACAGAAAATCAAAACAACCGTTTGCTTGTTTATCCAAACCCCGTAAAAGGAACTGCGCAATTGCAAGTAATATCTCAAAAAGAAGTTGAAATGAAAGTTGAAGTTTATAACACTGTCGGCCACAGCGTGCTTGCCACAACCGGTTACGCTCAGCGGGGCATAAACGCTCTTCATCTTGATAACTTAACCTGCCGCACAAGAGGCGTTTGCATTGTGGTTGTCCGTTTGGGCGATGAAACCTTATCCCAAAAGATATTGGTTGAGTAA
- a CDS encoding metallophosphoesterase has translation MIAWLKQRLFKIILWLTNKFSSSPKKDKVFEGLSKVMRGIENGKESKGVVIPFDEKEGRFIIFSDQHKGAGDGADDFRLCENNYLAALDFYDQNNFAFIALGDCEELWENRLTAVVKHQQQSFQRYQKFVAQARFYKTIGNHDLDWKNDPLTIAQIKKLFGGDVGIYDGVLMQTTVAGKELKIFCTHGHQGDAASDGNWFSKFFVSKVWAPLQIWLKINPNTPAYDAQLKTLHNRLMYEWSAEQKNVLLVTGHTHQPVFESLTHIERLYRQLLQAQADGNEQLIHETEAEIQKRKFEYNHVSKDYLSMRPTYFNSGCCCNSDGDITGIEIEGGCLRLVKWAVNDGVSSREVLEEETLEALSKAID, from the coding sequence ATGATTGCCTGGCTTAAACAACGGTTGTTCAAAATCATTCTTTGGCTGACAAATAAATTTTCGTCAAGCCCCAAAAAAGACAAGGTGTTTGAAGGGCTGAGCAAAGTAATGCGGGGCATTGAAAACGGGAAGGAAAGCAAAGGTGTTGTCATTCCTTTCGACGAGAAAGAAGGCCGCTTCATTATTTTTTCCGACCAGCACAAAGGCGCCGGTGATGGTGCTGATGACTTTCGGCTATGCGAAAACAACTACCTGGCCGCACTTGATTTTTACGATCAAAACAATTTCGCTTTCATTGCGCTGGGCGATTGCGAAGAACTGTGGGAAAACAGATTGACAGCCGTTGTAAAGCACCAGCAACAAAGCTTTCAACGTTATCAAAAATTTGTTGCGCAGGCCCGGTTTTACAAAACCATTGGCAACCATGACCTGGATTGGAAGAACGATCCGCTGACCATTGCACAAATCAAAAAATTGTTTGGAGGCGACGTTGGCATTTATGATGGCGTGTTGATGCAAACAACCGTTGCGGGCAAGGAGCTAAAAATATTTTGTACGCACGGCCACCAGGGAGATGCAGCGAGCGACGGCAATTGGTTCAGCAAATTTTTTGTTTCCAAAGTTTGGGCGCCTTTGCAAATTTGGTTGAAGATAAATCCGAACACACCCGCTTACGATGCGCAACTAAAAACGCTGCACAACCGGCTGATGTACGAGTGGAGCGCAGAACAAAAAAACGTATTGCTGGTCACCGGGCACACGCACCAGCCGGTGTTTGAATCGCTCACGCACATTGAACGGCTCTACCGTCAATTGTTGCAGGCGCAAGCCGATGGCAACGAGCAGTTGATACACGAAACCGAGGCGGAAATTCAAAAACGCAAATTCGAATACAACCACGTATCGAAAGATTATCTCAGCATGAGGCCAACGTATTTCAATTCCGGTTGCTGCTGCAACAGCGACGGCGACATCACGGGGATTGAAATTGAAGGCGGTTGTTTACGCCTTGTAAAATGGGCCGTTAACGACGGTGTGTCCAGTCGTGAAGTGTTAGAAGAAGAAACACTCGAAGCCTTGTCCAAGGCCATTGACTAA
- a CDS encoding DUF4382 domain-containing protein — protein MNWKLSLAAFSFCAVLFACKKEDKQVPVQIVLTDNPTDFDEVNVDITDIRVKLDKDTTDWISLNTKAGVYNLLALQNGIMDTLATGTAPTGILKEVRFILGSRNTVKVNGVMQPLVIPSGSESGLKIKIDKHLGETLNSFVLDFDAALSIKQENDGYKLRPVIKLK, from the coding sequence ATGAACTGGAAACTTTCTCTCGCAGCCTTTTCTTTTTGCGCAGTGCTTTTCGCTTGCAAGAAAGAAGACAAACAAGTGCCCGTACAAATCGTCCTAACCGACAACCCTACAGACTTTGACGAAGTAAACGTTGACATTACGGACATCCGTGTAAAACTTGACAAGGACACAACGGACTGGATCTCACTAAACACTAAAGCCGGCGTGTACAACCTGTTGGCCTTGCAAAACGGCATCATGGACACCTTGGCCACAGGCACTGCACCCACGGGTATTCTAAAGGAAGTGCGTTTTATTTTAGGATCGAGAAACACGGTTAAAGTGAACGGTGTTATGCAGCCGCTTGTTATTCCCAGCGGAAGCGAAAGTGGGTTAAAGATTAAAATTGACAAGCACCTCGGCGAAACACTTAACTCTTTTGTTCTTGATTTTGATGCCGCTCTTTCTATCAAGCAAGAAAACGACGGCTACAAACTGCGGCCGGTCATTAAATTAAAGTGA